From the genome of Streptomyces sp. V1I1, one region includes:
- a CDS encoding response regulator transcription factor codes for MEQTHTTHNGVAATPGAQRRVLVVEDDSTIVDAIAARLRAEGFLVQTALDGPAAVDAAEAWQPDLMVLDVMLPGFDGLEVCRRVQAQRPVPVLMLTARDDETDMLVGLGVGADDYMTKPFSMRELAARVHVLLRRVERAALAAVTPRSGILRLGELEIDHAQRRVRVRGEDVHLTPTEFDLLVCLANTPRAVLSREQLLAEVWDWADASGTRTVDSHIKALRRKIGAERIRTVHGVGYALETPAP; via the coding sequence ATGGAGCAGACACACACCACGCACAACGGCGTCGCGGCCACACCCGGCGCCCAGCGCCGGGTGCTGGTCGTCGAGGACGACTCGACGATCGTCGATGCCATCGCGGCCCGCCTGCGGGCGGAAGGCTTCCTGGTCCAGACGGCGTTGGACGGCCCGGCCGCCGTCGACGCCGCCGAGGCCTGGCAGCCCGATCTGATGGTGCTCGATGTAATGCTCCCGGGCTTCGACGGCCTGGAGGTCTGCCGCCGCGTCCAGGCGCAGCGCCCGGTCCCGGTGCTGATGCTCACAGCGCGCGACGACGAGACCGACATGCTCGTCGGTCTCGGCGTGGGCGCCGACGACTACATGACCAAGCCGTTCTCGATGCGCGAGCTCGCGGCCCGGGTGCATGTGCTGCTGCGCCGCGTGGAGCGGGCGGCCCTCGCCGCGGTCACTCCCCGCAGCGGGATCCTGCGCCTGGGCGAGCTGGAGATCGACCACGCCCAGCGCCGGGTCCGGGTGCGCGGCGAGGACGTACATCTCACGCCGACCGAGTTCGACCTGCTGGTCTGCCTGGCGAACACCCCGCGTGCCGTCCTCTCCCGCGAGCAGCTGCTCGCGGAGGTGTGGGACTGGGCCGACGCGTCCGGCACCCGCACCGTCGACAGCCACATCAAGGCCCTGCGCCGGAAGATCGGCGCCGAGCGCATCCGTACCGTCCACGGCGTCGGCTACGCGCTGGAGACGCCGGCTCCATGA
- a CDS encoding MoxR family ATPase, whose protein sequence is MDDWLIYRGVGAPDPDRIRRLPPPPPWRAFSGEPLPDPAPPIDSSSTRRLGARVAAPPAQDAETLELINAALYLRRPLLVTGEPGSGKSTLAHSVAYELGLGRVLQWPIVSRTELKDGLYTYDAIGRLQDAQLAERGSERGSDDIGRYIRLGPLGTALLPAELPRVLLIDELDKSDIDLPNDLLNVVEEGEFALPELERMADRPGQDEVRVLTDDGRRVPVRDGRVRCKAFPFVVMTSNGERDFPAPLLRRCIHLHLDPPRDERLAAMVQAHFGAGSDERNLDLIGQFTREDGDGELRPTDQLLNAIYLTQQAVRADAGRREEIAELLIRPLDTRRR, encoded by the coding sequence ATGGACGACTGGCTGATCTACCGAGGCGTCGGGGCGCCGGATCCGGACCGGATCCGCCGACTGCCACCGCCGCCCCCCTGGCGTGCCTTCTCCGGAGAGCCGCTGCCCGACCCCGCGCCGCCGATCGACAGTTCGTCGACGCGGCGGCTCGGCGCGCGCGTGGCGGCTCCGCCCGCCCAGGACGCCGAGACCCTCGAACTCATCAACGCCGCCCTCTACTTACGGCGTCCGCTCCTCGTCACCGGCGAGCCGGGCTCCGGCAAGTCCACGCTCGCGCACTCCGTCGCGTACGAACTCGGGCTCGGCCGGGTCCTCCAGTGGCCCATCGTCAGCCGCACCGAGCTCAAGGACGGGCTGTACACCTACGACGCCATCGGCAGGCTCCAGGACGCCCAGCTCGCCGAGCGGGGATCCGAGCGTGGGTCCGACGACATCGGCCGGTACATCAGGCTCGGCCCGCTCGGGACCGCGCTGCTGCCGGCCGAGCTGCCCCGCGTCCTGCTCATCGACGAGCTCGACAAGAGCGACATCGATCTGCCGAACGACCTGCTGAATGTGGTGGAGGAGGGGGAGTTCGCCCTTCCCGAGCTGGAGCGGATGGCCGACCGGCCCGGCCAGGACGAGGTGCGGGTGCTCACCGACGACGGCCGCCGGGTGCCCGTCAGGGACGGCCGGGTGCGCTGCAAGGCGTTCCCCTTCGTGGTGATGACCAGCAACGGAGAGCGCGACTTCCCCGCCCCGCTGCTGCGCCGCTGCATCCATCTGCACCTCGACCCGCCGCGCGACGAGCGGCTCGCCGCAATGGTGCAGGCCCACTTCGGAGCCGGATCCGACGAGCGGAACCTCGATCTGATCGGCCAGTTCACCCGCGAGGACGGCGACGGCGAACTGCGGCCCACCGACCAGCTGCTCAACGCCATCTACCTCACACAGCAGGCGGTCCGCGCGGACGCCGGGCGGCGCGAGGAGATCGCCGAGCTGCTGATACGTCCGCTCGACACCCGACGGCGGTGA
- a CDS encoding multifunctional oxoglutarate decarboxylase/oxoglutarate dehydrogenase thiamine pyrophosphate-binding subunit/dihydrolipoyllysine-residue succinyltransferase subunit, with product MSSQSPSNSSISADQGRQGKNPAAAFGPNEWLVDEIYQQYLQDPNSVDRAWWDFFADYKPGGAGAAAGAKPVSEAPAAQSGAAAAGAAGATTVAPAAAAPSAPAASAGTPAAATPAAPAAPQQAAPAAAAAPAAPAKPAASAGAAGTATSKPAAAAGKAAEPAPSEGPQLVPLRGPAAAVAKNMNASLEVPTATSVRAVPVKLLFDNRIVINNHLKRARGGKVSFTHLIGYAMVQAIKAMPSMNWSYTEKDGKPALVKPEHINFGLAIDLVKPNGDRQLVVAGIKKAETMNFFEFWQAYEDIVRRARNNKLTMDDFTGVTVSLTNPGGLGTVHSVPRLMPGQSVIMGVGSMDYPAEFQGTSQDTLNKLGISKVMTLTSTYDHRVIQGAASGEFLRIVANFLLGDNGFYDDIFEALRIPYEPVRWLKDIDASHDDDVTKAARVFELIHSYRVRGHVMADTDPLEYRQRKHPDLDITEHGLTLWDLEREFAVGGFSGKSLMKLRDVLGVLRDSYCRTTGIEFMHIQDPKQRKWIQDRVERGHTKPEREEQLRILRRLNAAEAFETFLQTKYVGQKRFSLEGGESVIPLLDAVIDSAAESRLDEVVIGMAHRGRLNVLANIVGKSYAQIFREFEGNLDPKSMHGSGDVKYHLGANGTFTGLDGEQIKVSLVANPSHLEAVDPVLEGVARAKQDVINKGGTDFTVLPVALHGDAAFAGQGVVAETLNMSQLRGYRTGGTVHIVINNQVGFTAAPESSRSSMYATDVARMIEAPIFHVNGDDPEAVVRVARLAFEFRQTFNKDVVIDLICYRRRGHNEGDNPQFTNPQMYNLIDKKRSVRKLYTESLIGRGDITLEEAEQALQDFQGQLEKVFAEVREATSHPAPAHVPEPQPEFPVAVTTAVSQEIVKRIAESQVNIPDHVTVHPRLLPQLQRRAASVEDGTIDWGMGETLAIGSLLMEGTPVRLSGQDTRRGTFGQRHAVLVDQETGEDYTPLQYLSEDQARFNVYDSLLSEYAAMGFEYGYSLARADALVMWEAQFGDFVNGAQTVVDEFISSAEQKWGQTSGVTLLLPHGYEGQGPDHSSARPERFLQMCAQNNMTVAMPTLPSNYFHLLRWQVHNPHHKPLIVFTPKSMLRLKAAASKAEEFTNGGFRPVIGDTAVDSGRVDPSAIRKVVFCTGKVYYDLDAERIKRGNTDTAIIRLERLYPLPGAELQAEIAKFPNAEKYLWAQEEPANQGAWPFIALNLIDHLDLAVGADIPGAERLRRISRRHGSSPAVGSAKRHQAEQQQLLNEVFEA from the coding sequence GTGTCGTCTCAGTCCCCCAGTAACTCGAGCATCTCGGCCGACCAAGGCCGGCAGGGTAAGAACCCTGCCGCCGCGTTCGGTCCCAATGAGTGGCTCGTCGACGAGATCTACCAGCAGTACCTCCAGGACCCCAATTCGGTCGACCGTGCCTGGTGGGACTTCTTCGCCGACTACAAGCCGGGCGGCGCGGGTGCCGCCGCAGGGGCGAAGCCGGTGAGCGAAGCCCCCGCCGCGCAGTCCGGCGCCGCAGCCGCGGGGGCTGCGGGTGCCACCACCGTGGCCCCGGCCGCCGCAGCCCCGAGCGCTCCCGCAGCGTCTGCGGGCACGCCCGCCGCCGCCACCCCAGCCGCACCCGCGGCGCCGCAGCAGGCCGCTCCGGCCGCCGCCGCGGCCCCCGCCGCACCGGCGAAGCCGGCCGCGAGCGCCGGTGCCGCAGGCACCGCCACCTCCAAGCCGGCGGCTGCCGCCGGCAAGGCAGCTGAGCCGGCCCCGTCCGAGGGCCCCCAGCTCGTCCCGCTGCGCGGCCCCGCCGCCGCGGTCGCGAAGAACATGAACGCCTCGCTGGAGGTGCCCACGGCCACGTCCGTGCGCGCCGTCCCGGTGAAGCTGCTCTTCGACAACCGCATCGTCATCAACAACCACCTCAAGCGCGCCCGCGGCGGGAAGGTCTCCTTCACGCACCTCATCGGGTACGCGATGGTGCAGGCCATCAAGGCCATGCCGTCGATGAACTGGTCGTACACGGAGAAGGACGGCAAGCCGGCCCTCGTCAAGCCGGAGCACATCAACTTCGGTCTGGCCATCGACCTGGTGAAGCCCAACGGCGACCGCCAGCTGGTCGTCGCGGGCATCAAGAAGGCCGAGACCATGAACTTCTTCGAGTTCTGGCAGGCCTACGAGGACATCGTCCGGCGCGCCCGCAACAACAAGCTGACGATGGACGACTTCACCGGCGTCACCGTCTCGCTGACCAACCCCGGCGGCCTCGGCACCGTCCACTCCGTGCCGCGTCTGATGCCCGGGCAGTCGGTCATCATGGGCGTCGGCTCGATGGACTACCCCGCGGAGTTCCAGGGCACGTCCCAGGACACTCTGAACAAGCTGGGCATCTCCAAGGTCATGACGCTGACCTCGACGTACGACCACCGGGTCATCCAGGGCGCCGCCTCCGGCGAGTTCCTGCGGATCGTCGCCAACTTCCTCCTCGGCGACAACGGCTTCTACGACGACATCTTCGAGGCGCTGCGCATTCCGTACGAGCCGGTCCGCTGGCTCAAGGACATCGACGCCTCGCACGACGACGACGTCACCAAGGCGGCGCGCGTCTTCGAGCTGATCCACTCCTACCGGGTCCGCGGCCATGTCATGGCCGACACCGACCCGCTGGAGTACCGCCAGCGCAAGCACCCCGACCTGGACATCACCGAGCACGGCCTCACGCTGTGGGACCTGGAGCGCGAGTTCGCCGTCGGCGGCTTCTCCGGCAAGTCCCTGATGAAGCTGCGCGATGTGCTGGGCGTCCTGCGAGACTCGTACTGCCGCACCACCGGCATCGAGTTCATGCACATCCAGGACCCGAAGCAGCGCAAGTGGATCCAGGACCGCGTCGAGCGCGGGCACACCAAGCCCGAGCGCGAAGAGCAGCTGCGGATCCTGCGCCGCCTCAACGCGGCGGAGGCCTTCGAGACCTTCCTGCAGACCAAGTACGTCGGTCAGAAGCGGTTCTCGCTGGAGGGCGGCGAGTCCGTCATCCCGCTGCTCGACGCGGTCATCGACTCGGCTGCCGAGTCGCGACTGGACGAGGTCGTCATCGGCATGGCCCACCGCGGCCGCCTCAACGTCCTCGCGAACATCGTGGGCAAGTCGTACGCGCAGATCTTCCGGGAGTTCGAGGGCAACCTCGACCCGAAGTCGATGCACGGCTCCGGCGATGTGAAGTACCACCTGGGCGCCAACGGCACCTTCACCGGTCTGGACGGCGAGCAGATCAAGGTCTCGCTGGTCGCCAACCCCTCGCACCTGGAGGCGGTCGACCCGGTCCTGGAGGGTGTCGCTCGCGCCAAGCAGGACGTCATCAACAAGGGCGGCACGGACTTCACGGTCCTGCCGGTCGCCCTGCACGGTGACGCGGCCTTCGCCGGTCAGGGTGTCGTCGCCGAGACGCTGAACATGTCGCAGCTGCGCGGCTACCGCACCGGCGGCACGGTCCACATCGTCATCAACAACCAGGTCGGCTTCACCGCCGCCCCGGAGTCGTCGCGTTCGTCGATGTACGCGACCGACGTGGCCCGCATGATCGAAGCGCCGATCTTCCATGTGAACGGCGACGACCCGGAGGCCGTGGTCCGGGTGGCCCGGCTCGCCTTCGAGTTCCGCCAGACGTTCAACAAGGACGTCGTGATCGACCTCATCTGCTACCGCCGCCGCGGTCACAACGAGGGCGACAACCCGCAGTTCACCAACCCGCAGATGTACAACCTGATCGACAAGAAGCGCTCGGTGCGCAAGCTGTACACCGAGTCGCTGATCGGTCGCGGCGACATCACGCTGGAAGAGGCGGAGCAGGCGCTCCAGGACTTCCAGGGCCAGCTGGAGAAGGTCTTCGCGGAGGTGCGCGAGGCCACCAGCCACCCGGCTCCGGCCCATGTCCCGGAACCGCAGCCCGAGTTCCCGGTGGCCGTCACCACCGCGGTCTCCCAGGAGATCGTGAAGCGGATCGCCGAGTCCCAGGTGAACATCCCCGACCACGTCACCGTCCACCCGCGTCTGCTGCCGCAGCTTCAGCGGCGTGCGGCCTCGGTGGAGGACGGCACGATCGACTGGGGCATGGGCGAGACCCTCGCCATCGGCTCGCTGCTGATGGAGGGCACCCCGGTCCGGCTCTCCGGCCAGGACACCCGCCGCGGCACATTCGGCCAGCGCCACGCGGTGCTGGTGGACCAGGAGACCGGCGAGGACTACACCCCGCTGCAGTACCTCTCCGAGGACCAGGCCCGTTTCAACGTCTACGACTCGCTGCTGAGCGAGTACGCGGCGATGGGCTTCGAGTACGGCTACTCCCTGGCCCGCGCGGACGCGCTGGTCATGTGGGAGGCGCAGTTCGGTGACTTCGTCAACGGCGCGCAGACCGTCGTCGACGAGTTCATCTCCTCGGCGGAGCAGAAGTGGGGCCAGACCTCCGGTGTGACGCTGCTGCTGCCGCACGGCTACGAGGGCCAGGGCCCGGACCACTCGTCCGCCCGTCCTGAGCGCTTCCTGCAGATGTGCGCGCAGAACAACATGACGGTCGCGATGCCGACCCTGCCGTCGAACTACTTCCACCTGCTGCGCTGGCAGGTCCACAACCCGCACCACAAGCCGCTGATCGTCTTCACCCCGAAGTCGATGCTGCGTCTGAAGGCGGCGGCGTCGAAGGCGGAGGAGTTCACCAACGGCGGCTTCCGCCCGGTGATCGGCGACACCGCGGTTGACTCGGGCAGGGTGGACCCGAGCGCGATCCGCAAGGTCGTCTTCTGCACCGGCAAGGTCTACTACGACCTGGACGCCGAGCGGATCAAGCGCGGCAACACGGACACCGCGATCATCCGTCTCGAGCGTCTGTACCCGCTGCCGGGCGCCGAGCTCCAGGCGGAGATCGCCAAGTTCCCGAACGCCGAGAAGTACCTCTGGGCGCAGGAGGAGCCGGCGAACCAGGGTGCGTGGCCGTTCATCGCGCTGAACCTGATCGACCACCTGGACCTGGCCGTCGGCGCGGACATCCCGGGCGCCGAGCGCCTGCGCCGCATCTCGCGGCGGCACGGCTCGTCGCCGGCTGTCGGCTCGGCCAAGCGTCACCAGGCGGAGCAGCAGCAGCTGCTCAACGAGGTCTTCGAGGCCTGA
- a CDS encoding SAV_2336 N-terminal domain-related protein, translating into MTAVSPAVPPHALTALTALVARLREAELKPTAEELADALWLSQHVPAAASRRPGPAPAGTAGPQPADRPAVEVTEQPAPSPLRAGAPPRPRVDLYGPAQGEGAPGGVPAEGMRRVPVPAAAALPDALALQRSLRPLQRYRPPMRLIRRELDEVATADRAADTGLVVPVLRTARRREARLALVMDVSSSNVVWDKALDELRQVCERAGAFREVAVHHLSEDAPTPAQLGDPTGRQLTVVLSDCAGPMWRSGRMQRLLYTWASTAPVAVVQPLPQRMWRRTHLPARPGLLRRREGPAGRLEFTPHHGGLERGIPVPVLALRRSSFEAWTRLVAGATGQSLNAAAALVRARHEPASGRSRTAQDIDATARVRAFRRTASPPAAQLAVYLSAVPLVLPVMQLVQRAMLVRSGPDVLAEVLLSGLLRRDDEGPGDREGGPSYVFLDGVREELLGQLGASSAALVLKHCSEYVETRYGRTVRNFPAMAAAFLAGSVDPHPAASGSPDNRSQMAFAQISAQVLRRLGGPEPASPPGGLPRQGPAGLLAQARACLAHFGEYGTVRDLDAAIRLLGSATQAERRTAERAVLYGELAEALLRRWLVRPLPEDLREALDAAQNALTGKPQAHLTLAHVLEAMADEVEEGRLSPGLMPEWVRVQAAAGPDDAGLVASILLSTADASLAELIETPPRPDGPGGLGKAAAAARIRVLRRLAVTGAPYALRGPVRPEDWFTETLQIALGVVQLLLADERRESALLIKGGLLLELARHYRGEGPVARAADEEDLIASRAFADRADKDLHAGIDGLDWDAVPQTELCRAWLDYADAIEFAHQYPDDDARLRILQALDQARRYVGKDEEAQADILLRMARVLEQRYVSTGGWAHRDSAIAAWTEAVPLLPWHDPSRAVVLTSLGRQLTERGVDKESPADVHAAVRALRGAIDETSSADPELPRRRALLGHAYIERFRAEQTVADLHEADWALGAAARAAADPELAAYAWWYRAVAAALLAQRTASHPKLQDAAAHYRHAAAQSGTGDLLERAATAQWMRATRLERTAGFERALEEHRAVLSMLSAAGASGSEAASLIRHEIARLEEA; encoded by the coding sequence GTGACCGCGGTGAGCCCGGCGGTCCCGCCCCACGCACTGACCGCACTGACCGCGCTGGTCGCGCGGCTGCGCGAGGCGGAACTGAAACCCACCGCCGAGGAGTTGGCGGACGCCCTGTGGCTCTCCCAGCATGTGCCCGCTGCCGCATCCCGGCGGCCGGGGCCCGCGCCCGCGGGGACGGCCGGGCCGCAGCCTGCGGACCGCCCGGCCGTGGAGGTCACGGAGCAGCCCGCGCCCTCGCCGCTGCGGGCGGGAGCGCCGCCGCGCCCCCGCGTCGACCTGTACGGGCCCGCGCAGGGCGAGGGCGCGCCCGGCGGCGTACCGGCCGAAGGCATGCGCCGGGTGCCCGTCCCGGCCGCCGCCGCGCTGCCGGACGCGCTCGCCCTCCAGCGCTCTCTGCGGCCCCTTCAGCGGTACCGCCCGCCCATGCGACTGATACGTCGCGAGCTCGACGAGGTGGCGACAGCGGACCGGGCCGCCGACACAGGTCTTGTGGTGCCGGTCCTGCGCACCGCCCGGCGGCGTGAGGCGCGGCTCGCGCTGGTCATGGACGTCTCCTCGTCGAATGTCGTCTGGGACAAGGCACTTGACGAGCTGCGGCAGGTCTGCGAACGCGCCGGAGCGTTCCGCGAGGTCGCCGTGCACCACCTGAGCGAGGACGCGCCGACGCCCGCCCAGCTCGGCGACCCCACGGGGCGGCAGCTGACCGTGGTGCTCAGCGACTGCGCGGGCCCCATGTGGCGCAGCGGCCGTATGCAGCGCCTGCTCTACACCTGGGCGTCGACCGCGCCGGTCGCCGTCGTGCAGCCGCTGCCGCAGCGGATGTGGCGGCGTACGCATCTGCCCGCGCGGCCGGGTCTGCTGCGGCGGCGCGAAGGACCGGCGGGACGGCTGGAGTTCACCCCGCACCACGGCGGCCTCGAGCGGGGCATCCCGGTTCCGGTGCTCGCGCTGCGCCGCTCCTCGTTCGAGGCCTGGACCCGACTGGTCGCGGGCGCGACCGGGCAGTCGCTGAACGCCGCCGCGGCGCTGGTCAGGGCTCGCCACGAGCCCGCCTCGGGCCGGTCCCGTACCGCACAGGACATCGACGCAACGGCGCGGGTACGGGCCTTCCGCCGGACCGCGTCGCCCCCCGCCGCGCAACTCGCGGTCTATCTTTCGGCGGTCCCGCTGGTGCTCCCGGTGATGCAGCTCGTCCAGCGCGCCATGCTGGTGCGCAGCGGCCCCGACGTACTTGCCGAGGTGCTGCTCAGCGGCCTGCTGCGGAGGGACGACGAAGGACCGGGCGACCGGGAGGGCGGACCTTCGTACGTCTTCCTGGACGGGGTACGCGAGGAGCTGCTGGGTCAACTGGGCGCGAGCAGCGCCGCGTTGGTGCTCAAGCACTGCTCCGAGTACGTCGAGACGCGCTACGGGCGTACGGTACGCAACTTCCCGGCCATGGCCGCCGCCTTCCTCGCCGGGTCGGTCGACCCGCACCCGGCGGCGTCCGGCAGCCCCGACAACCGCAGCCAGATGGCCTTCGCGCAGATCTCCGCCCAGGTCCTGCGCCGGCTCGGCGGCCCCGAACCGGCCTCGCCCCCCGGCGGCCTGCCGCGACAGGGCCCAGCGGGTCTGCTGGCACAGGCCCGCGCCTGTCTGGCGCACTTCGGCGAGTACGGCACCGTACGAGACCTGGACGCGGCGATCAGGCTGCTCGGCTCGGCCACCCAGGCGGAGCGCCGCACCGCCGAACGGGCCGTGCTGTACGGCGAGTTGGCCGAGGCGCTGCTGCGGCGCTGGCTGGTGCGCCCGCTGCCCGAGGACCTGCGCGAGGCGCTGGACGCCGCGCAGAACGCGCTCACCGGGAAACCACAGGCGCATCTCACCCTGGCGCACGTCCTCGAGGCGATGGCGGACGAGGTGGAGGAGGGCAGGCTGAGCCCCGGGCTGATGCCGGAGTGGGTCCGGGTCCAGGCGGCCGCGGGCCCCGACGACGCGGGCCTCGTGGCTTCGATCCTGCTCTCGACCGCGGACGCCAGCCTCGCCGAACTGATCGAAACCCCGCCGCGGCCGGACGGCCCGGGCGGGCTCGGCAAGGCAGCGGCGGCCGCCAGGATCCGGGTGCTGCGGCGGCTGGCCGTGACCGGCGCTCCGTACGCGCTGCGCGGCCCCGTCCGCCCCGAGGACTGGTTCACCGAGACGCTGCAGATCGCCCTCGGCGTCGTACAACTGCTGCTGGCCGACGAACGCCGGGAGTCCGCGCTGCTCATCAAGGGCGGGCTGCTTCTCGAACTGGCCCGCCACTACCGGGGCGAGGGCCCCGTCGCGCGGGCCGCCGACGAGGAGGACCTGATCGCCTCCCGCGCCTTCGCCGACCGGGCCGACAAGGATCTGCACGCCGGCATCGACGGGCTCGACTGGGACGCCGTCCCGCAGACGGAGCTCTGCCGAGCCTGGCTGGACTACGCCGACGCCATCGAGTTCGCCCACCAGTACCCCGACGACGACGCCAGACTGCGCATCCTCCAGGCTCTCGACCAGGCGCGTCGCTACGTAGGCAAGGACGAGGAGGCACAGGCCGACATCCTGCTGCGGATGGCCCGCGTCCTGGAGCAGCGCTATGTGTCCACCGGCGGCTGGGCGCACCGCGACTCGGCGATCGCGGCCTGGACCGAGGCTGTGCCGCTGCTGCCCTGGCACGACCCCAGCCGAGCCGTCGTGCTCACCTCGCTCGGCAGGCAGCTGACGGAACGCGGCGTGGACAAGGAGTCGCCCGCCGATGTGCACGCGGCCGTACGAGCCCTGCGCGGGGCGATCGACGAGACATCGTCCGCCGATCCCGAACTCCCGCGCCGCCGGGCCCTGCTGGGCCACGCCTACATCGAGCGCTTCCGGGCTGAGCAGACCGTCGCCGACCTCCACGAGGCGGACTGGGCACTGGGCGCCGCCGCCCGCGCCGCGGCCGACCCCGAACTGGCCGCGTACGCCTGGTGGTACCGCGCCGTGGCCGCCGCCCTGCTGGCCCAGCGCACCGCATCCCACCCGAAGCTCCAGGACGCCGCGGCCCACTACCGCCACGCCGCTGCCCAGTCCGGAACCGGCGACCTGCTGGAGCGGGCGGCCACCGCCCAGTGGATGCGAGCCACTCGTCTGGAACGTACGGCGGGCTTTGAGCGCGCCCTGGAGGAGCACCGGGCCGTGCTGTCCATGCTGTCCGCCGCGGGTGCGTCAGGCTCGGAGGCGGCGAGCCTCATCCGCCACGAGATCGCCAGACTCGAAGAGGCCTGA
- a CDS encoding HAMP domain-containing sensor histidine kinase, which yields MRRRRWDRLPGRGGRRSRPRSASIAISIKTKLGTLVVVSVFITTGLLLVALRTQTEVRFITVFSVIATLLITQFVAHGLTAPLDEMNTVAKGISHGDYTRRVRGADRRDELGDLASTINRMADDLEAVDQHRKELVANVSHELRTPIAALRAVLENVVDGVSAADPETMRTALKQTERLGRLVETLLDLSRLDNGVVPLKARRFEVWPYLSGVLKEANLAAVQRGLTSGSGNHTRTDVHLHLDVSPPELTAHADAERLHQVVANLIDNAVKHSPPHGRVTVRARRGPQPESLDLEVLDEGPGIPEPERHRVFERFNRGSVPSPHGKGSDGGTGLGLAIARWAVDLHGGRIGVAESSRGCRIQVTLPGIPSARG from the coding sequence ATGAGACGGCGGCGCTGGGACCGGCTGCCCGGCCGCGGCGGCCGGCGGAGCCGGCCGCGGTCCGCCTCCATCGCGATCTCGATCAAGACCAAGCTCGGGACACTGGTCGTCGTCTCGGTCTTCATCACCACGGGCCTGCTGCTGGTCGCCCTGCGCACCCAGACCGAGGTCCGCTTCATCACCGTCTTCTCGGTGATCGCAACTTTGCTGATCACCCAGTTCGTGGCGCACGGCCTGACCGCGCCGCTGGACGAGATGAACACCGTGGCCAAAGGCATATCGCACGGCGACTACACCCGTCGGGTGCGCGGCGCCGACCGCCGTGACGAGCTCGGCGACCTCGCCTCCACCATCAACCGCATGGCCGACGATCTGGAAGCCGTGGACCAGCACCGCAAGGAGCTGGTCGCCAATGTCTCGCACGAGCTGCGCACCCCGATCGCCGCGCTGCGCGCCGTGCTGGAGAACGTCGTCGACGGGGTGTCCGCCGCCGACCCGGAGACGATGCGTACGGCGCTCAAGCAGACGGAACGCCTGGGCCGCCTGGTCGAGACGCTGCTCGACCTGTCCCGGCTCGACAACGGCGTCGTACCGCTCAAGGCCCGCCGTTTCGAGGTGTGGCCGTACCTCTCCGGGGTGCTGAAGGAGGCCAATCTGGCCGCGGTCCAGCGCGGTCTGACCTCCGGGTCCGGCAACCACACCCGTACGGACGTGCATCTGCACCTGGATGTGTCGCCGCCGGAGCTGACCGCGCACGCGGACGCGGAGCGGCTGCACCAGGTCGTCGCCAATCTGATCGACAACGCGGTCAAGCACTCGCCGCCGCACGGCCGGGTGACGGTACGCGCCCGCCGCGGCCCGCAGCCGGAGTCCCTCGACCTGGAAGTCCTCGACGAGGGACCGGGCATCCCGGAGCCGGAGCGGCACCGCGTCTTCGAGCGCTTCAACCGGGGCAGCGTCCCCTCCCCGCACGGCAAGGGCAGCGACGGCGGCACCGGCCTGGGCCTGGCGATCGCGCGCTGGGCGGTCGATCTGCACGGCGGGCGCATCGGGGTGGCCGAATCGTCCCGGGGATGCCGGATCCAGGTCACCCTTCCGGGGATCCCTTCGGCACGCGGTTGA